One Pectobacterium colocasium DNA segment encodes these proteins:
- the speE gene encoding polyamine aminopropyltransferase produces the protein MSQKEIWYETLHANFGQYFSVDRVLYHEKTDHQDLIIFENDALGRVMALDGVVQTTERDEFIYHEMLTHVPLLSHGNAKRVLIIGGGDGGMLREVSRHHSVEQITMVEIDAGVVEFCRQYLPNHSAGSYDDPRFNLVIDDGVNFVRQCGEKFDVIISDCTDPIGPGESLFTSDFYQGCARCLNEGGIFVAQNGVCFLQQDEAVGSHKKLSHYFSDVSFYQAAIPTYYGGIMTFAWASNNPALRQIDAATLRQRVAQSGMTCRYYTPDVHLGSFALPQYLLSALQNAQ, from the coding sequence ATGTCCCAGAAAGAAATTTGGTATGAAACCCTGCATGCCAACTTTGGCCAGTATTTTTCGGTTGATCGCGTGTTGTATCACGAGAAGACCGATCATCAAGATCTCATCATTTTTGAAAACGACGCATTAGGCCGTGTCATGGCGCTCGACGGCGTGGTGCAAACCACCGAGCGCGATGAATTCATCTATCACGAAATGCTCACCCACGTTCCTCTCCTGTCACACGGCAACGCCAAACGCGTCCTGATTATCGGTGGCGGCGATGGCGGTATGCTGCGGGAAGTCAGCCGACACCATAGCGTCGAACAGATCACGATGGTGGAGATCGATGCGGGCGTGGTGGAGTTCTGTCGCCAGTACTTGCCCAATCACAGCGCCGGTAGCTATGACGACCCGCGTTTTAATCTGGTGATTGATGACGGCGTTAATTTCGTCCGACAGTGCGGTGAAAAGTTTGACGTCATTATTTCCGATTGCACCGACCCTATCGGCCCCGGCGAAAGTCTGTTCACTTCCGATTTCTATCAGGGCTGCGCCCGCTGCCTGAACGAAGGGGGAATTTTCGTTGCACAGAATGGCGTGTGTTTCCTGCAACAGGATGAAGCCGTCGGTAGCCATAAAAAACTCAGTCACTATTTCAGTGATGTCAGCTTTTATCAGGCGGCGATCCCGACTTACTACGGCGGCATTATGACGTTCGCCTGGGCCAGCAATAACCCGGCACTGCGCCAGATAGACGCCGCCACGCTGCGCCAGCGTGTTGCGCAGTCGGGGATGACCTGTCGCTATTACACGCCTGATGTTCACCTCGGCAGCTTTGCCCTGCCACAGTATCTGTTGAGTGCGCTACAGAATGCGCAATAA
- the speD gene encoding adenosylmethionine decarboxylase encodes MHKLKLHGFNNLTKSLSFCIYDICYTKTADDRDGYIAYIDEQYNANRLTEILTETCSIIGANVLNIARQDYEPQGASVTILVSEEPIDPRDVDTSEHPGPLPHSVVAHLDKSHICVHTYPESHPEGGLCTFRADIEVSTCGVISPLKALNYLIHQLESDIVTIDYRVRGFTRDVNGIKHFIDHQINSIQNFMSEDMKALYHMMDVNVYQENIFHTKMLLKDFDLKHYLFNVSPEELSAAERKRITDLLYHEMQEIYYGRNLPVM; translated from the coding sequence TTGCACAAGCTGAAACTACACGGCTTTAACAACCTGACGAAAAGCCTGAGTTTTTGTATTTACGATATCTGTTACACCAAAACGGCCGACGATCGTGACGGTTATATCGCCTATATCGACGAACAATATAACGCTAACCGTTTAACAGAAATCCTCACTGAAACCTGCTCAATTATCGGTGCCAACGTCCTTAACATCGCACGTCAGGACTATGAACCACAAGGCGCCAGCGTGACCATCTTGGTCAGCGAAGAACCCATCGATCCGCGCGATGTCGATACCTCCGAACACCCAGGGCCGCTGCCCCATTCCGTCGTCGCGCATCTGGATAAAAGCCATATCTGTGTTCATACCTATCCAGAAAGCCACCCGGAAGGCGGGCTTTGTACCTTCCGCGCAGATATCGAAGTGTCTACCTGTGGCGTAATTTCACCGCTGAAGGCGCTGAACTACCTCATCCACCAGCTTGAATCCGATATTGTGACCATCGACTATCGCGTGCGGGGATTTACCCGTGATGTCAATGGCATAAAACATTTCATCGATCACCAGATCAACTCGATTCAGAACTTCATGTCCGAGGACATGAAAGCGCTTTATCACATGATGGACGTGAACGTGTATCAGGAAAATATCTTCCATACCAAAATGTTATTGAAAGACTTCGACCTGAAACACTACCTGTTCAACGTCAGCCCAGAAGAACTCAGCGCTGCTGAACGGAAAAGAATCACCGATCTGCTGTATCACGAAATGCAGGAAATCTATTACGGTAGAAACCTGCCGGTAATGTAA
- the nrdH gene encoding glutaredoxin-like protein NrdH has protein sequence MRITIFTKPDCVQCNATCRALDKQGIHYQLVDLTEDEQALQQVRALGYQQVPVVMTADDHWSGFRPDKISTLNAALQLQ, from the coding sequence ATGCGTATTACTATTTTCACCAAACCAGATTGTGTTCAATGCAACGCCACATGTCGTGCGCTGGATAAGCAAGGAATTCACTATCAACTGGTGGACTTAACTGAAGATGAACAGGCGTTACAGCAGGTAAGAGCGTTGGGCTATCAGCAGGTGCCCGTCGTGATGACGGCCGACGATCATTGGAGTGGTTTCCGCCCGGATAAGATCAGTACTCTGAACGCCGCCTTGCAATTGCAGTAA
- the nrdI gene encoding class Ib ribonucleoside-diphosphate reductase assembly flavoprotein NrdI translates to MNPLVYFSSQSENTHRFISRVGLPALRIPIATEQPALKVDRPYILVVPSYGGGSTKGAVPRQVIIFLNDPHNRAYLRGVIAAGNTNFGAAYCIAGDIIAQKCQVPYLYRFELLGTAEDVANVRKGVTEFWQQQTT, encoded by the coding sequence ATGAACCCGCTGGTCTATTTCTCCAGCCAGTCGGAAAACACGCATCGCTTCATTTCCAGGGTGGGCTTACCCGCCCTGAGAATCCCGATAGCGACAGAACAGCCTGCATTGAAAGTTGATCGCCCCTATATCCTGGTTGTCCCCAGCTACGGCGGAGGCAGCACGAAAGGGGCTGTGCCGCGTCAGGTCATCATCTTTCTCAACGATCCGCACAATCGCGCTTACCTGCGCGGCGTGATTGCCGCAGGCAATACCAATTTCGGTGCAGCGTACTGCATCGCCGGTGACATCATTGCGCAGAAATGTCAGGTGCCTTACCTGTACCGCTTTGAATTGCTCGGCACGGCAGAAGACGTTGCAAACGTGCGTAAGGGAGTAACTGAATTTTGGCAACAACAGACCACGTGA
- the nrdE gene encoding class 1b ribonucleoside-diphosphate reductase subunit alpha: protein MLNLYDAEGNIQFDMDKLAARRYFLQHVNQNTVFFHNLEEKLRYLVEEGYYEAEVLDQYQFDFIKSLFQQAYAHKFRFQTFLGAFKYYTGYTLKTFDGKRYLERYEDRVCLVALTLAKGDTALASALVDEIISGRFQPATPTFLNCGKKQRGELVSCFLLRIEDNMESIGRAINSALQLSKRGGGVAFMLSNIRETGAPIKRIENQSSGIIPIMKMLEDAFSYANQLGARQGAGAVYLHAHHPDILRFLDTKRENADEKIRIKTLSLGVVIPDITFQLAKNNQVMYLFSPYDVEQVYGVPLSEISVTEKYHEMVNDKRIRKSQIKAREFFQILAEIQFESGYPYMMFEDTVNRANPIHGRINMSNLCSEILQVNDASLYDDDLGYRHIGKDISCNLGSMNIANAMASPDFGQTVEMAIRALTAVSDMSHIRSVPSIEKGNDESHAIGLGQMNLHGYLAKERIFYGTEEAVDFTNIYFYTVAFHAIRASNALAIERNQRFSGFEHSKYATGEYFDKYIEQRWEPTTARARELFELADIDIPTQQDWAALRESVMAHGIYNQNLQAVPPTGSISYINHSTSSIHPIVSRIEIRKEGKIGRVYYPAPYMNNDNLEYYQDAYEIGPQKIIDTYAAATQHVDQGLSLTLFFRDTATTRDINKAQIYAWTKGIKTIYYIRIRQMALEGTEVQGCVSCAL, encoded by the coding sequence ATGCTCAACCTCTACGACGCAGAGGGAAATATTCAGTTCGATATGGATAAGCTCGCGGCACGCCGTTATTTCCTACAGCACGTAAACCAGAACACCGTGTTCTTCCACAACCTGGAAGAAAAACTGCGTTATCTGGTGGAAGAAGGCTATTACGAAGCGGAAGTGCTGGATCAATATCAGTTCGATTTCATCAAAAGCCTTTTCCAGCAGGCTTACGCTCACAAATTCCGCTTTCAAACCTTCCTGGGTGCGTTCAAATACTACACCGGCTATACGCTGAAAACCTTTGACGGCAAGCGCTATCTGGAGCGCTATGAAGATCGCGTCTGCCTCGTGGCATTGACCCTCGCCAAAGGGGACACCGCACTGGCTAGCGCGCTGGTCGATGAAATCATCAGTGGACGCTTCCAGCCCGCGACCCCCACGTTCCTCAACTGCGGCAAAAAGCAGCGCGGCGAACTGGTCTCCTGCTTCCTGCTGCGTATTGAAGACAATATGGAGTCGATTGGTCGCGCGATTAACTCCGCGCTTCAGCTCTCAAAACGCGGCGGCGGCGTGGCCTTCATGCTCAGCAACATCCGCGAAACCGGTGCGCCGATCAAACGTATCGAAAACCAGTCGTCCGGCATTATCCCGATCATGAAAATGCTGGAAGATGCCTTCTCCTACGCTAACCAGCTTGGAGCGCGTCAGGGTGCAGGTGCGGTGTACCTGCATGCACATCACCCAGATATTCTGCGTTTTCTGGATACCAAGCGGGAAAATGCCGATGAGAAAATTCGCATCAAGACGCTGTCTTTGGGGGTGGTCATCCCCGATATCACGTTCCAGTTGGCGAAAAATAATCAGGTGATGTACCTGTTCTCGCCTTATGACGTCGAGCAGGTTTATGGCGTGCCGCTGTCGGAAATTAGCGTCACCGAAAAATACCACGAGATGGTGAACGACAAGCGCATCCGCAAATCCCAAATCAAGGCGCGCGAATTCTTCCAGATCCTCGCCGAAATCCAGTTCGAGTCCGGCTATCCCTACATGATGTTTGAGGATACCGTGAATCGCGCGAACCCGATTCACGGCCGCATCAATATGAGTAACCTGTGCTCTGAAATTTTGCAGGTCAACGACGCCAGCCTGTACGACGACGATCTTGGCTATCGCCACATTGGCAAGGACATTTCCTGTAACCTCGGCTCGATGAATATTGCCAACGCAATGGCCTCGCCCGATTTCGGCCAGACGGTTGAAATGGCGATCCGCGCGCTGACCGCCGTTTCCGACATGAGCCACATCCGCTCCGTACCGTCCATTGAGAAAGGCAACGACGAGTCACATGCGATTGGCTTAGGCCAGATGAACCTGCACGGCTATCTGGCGAAAGAACGTATCTTTTACGGTACAGAAGAAGCTGTCGATTTCACCAATATCTATTTCTACACCGTCGCTTTCCACGCGATTCGGGCATCGAATGCGTTAGCAATCGAGCGAAATCAGCGCTTCTCTGGCTTCGAACACTCCAAATACGCCACGGGCGAGTATTTTGATAAATACATTGAACAGCGTTGGGAACCTACAACAGCGCGCGCCCGTGAACTGTTTGAACTGGCTGACATCGACATTCCCACTCAACAGGACTGGGCGGCACTGCGCGAATCCGTCATGGCACACGGCATTTATAACCAGAACTTGCAGGCCGTGCCACCGACCGGTTCAATTTCGTATATCAACCACTCGACGTCCAGTATTCACCCGATTGTGTCACGCATCGAAATTCGTAAAGAGGGCAAGATCGGCCGCGTCTACTACCCTGCCCCGTATATGAACAATGACAATCTGGAGTATTACCAGGATGCCTATGAAATCGGGCCGCAGAAGATTATCGACACCTATGCCGCCGCCACGCAGCACGTCGATCAGGGACTGTCGCTGACGCTGTTTTTCCGTGATACCGCCACGACGCGTGACATCAATAAAGCGCAGATCTACGCCTGGACCAAAGGCATTAAGACTATTTACTACATTCGCATACGGCAGATGGCGCTGGAAGGCACCGAAGTTCAGGGCTGTGTGTCCTGTGCGCTATAA
- the nrdF gene encoding class 1b ribonucleoside-diphosphate reductase subunit beta — MTALSRVQAINWNKIEDDKDLEVWNRLTSNFWLPEKVPLSNDIPSWSTLNARERQLTIRVFTGLTLLDTIQNTLGAPTLMPDAVTPHEEAVLSNISFMEAVHARSYSSIFSTLCLTSEVDDAYRWSEENPALQKKSDIILSHYRSDDPLMKKVASVFLESFLFYSGFYLPMYWSSRAKLTNTADLIRLIIRDEAVHGYYIGYKFQRGLAKADPARQQQVKNFAYDLLQDLYDNEVLYTQELYDGVGWTEDVKKFLHYNANKALMNLGYEALFPTSMTDVNPAILSALSPNADENHDFFSGSGSSYVIGKAVNTEDEDWDF, encoded by the coding sequence ATGACCGCACTCTCTCGCGTCCAGGCGATTAACTGGAACAAAATTGAAGACGATAAAGATTTGGAAGTCTGGAACCGCCTGACCTCTAACTTCTGGCTACCAGAAAAGGTGCCACTGTCGAACGATATTCCGTCCTGGAGTACGTTGAATGCCCGCGAACGTCAGTTGACGATCCGCGTTTTCACTGGTCTGACGCTGCTGGACACCATCCAAAATACGCTGGGCGCGCCGACGCTCATGCCTGATGCTGTGACACCACATGAAGAAGCCGTGCTGTCTAACATCAGCTTTATGGAAGCGGTGCATGCCCGCTCATACAGCTCGATTTTCTCGACGCTGTGCCTGACGAGTGAAGTGGACGATGCGTATCGCTGGAGCGAAGAGAATCCAGCACTACAGAAGAAGTCCGACATTATTCTGTCGCACTACCGTAGTGACGATCCGCTGATGAAGAAAGTCGCTAGCGTGTTTCTGGAGTCATTCCTGTTCTATTCTGGATTCTACCTGCCGATGTACTGGTCCAGCCGCGCCAAACTGACCAACACGGCGGATTTAATCCGACTCATCATCCGCGACGAAGCAGTACACGGCTACTATATCGGCTACAAATTCCAACGCGGGTTGGCGAAGGCCGATCCCGCTCGTCAGCAACAGGTGAAGAATTTCGCCTACGATCTGCTACAGGATTTGTACGACAATGAGGTGTTGTATACGCAGGAACTGTATGACGGCGTCGGCTGGACGGAAGATGTGAAGAAATTCCTCCACTACAACGCGAACAAAGCGCTAATGAATCTGGGTTATGAAGCGCTGTTCCCCACCAGCATGACGGATGTGAATCCCGCGATTCTTTCGGCGCTATCGCCAAACGCGGATGAGAACCACGACTTCTTCTCTGGCTCCGGTTCATCTTATGTGATCGGTAAAGCCGTCAACACTGAAGACGAAGATTGGGATTTCTAA
- the dnaQ gene encoding DNA polymerase III subunit epsilon: MSTEITRQIVLDTETTGMNMLGVHYEGHKIIEIGAVEVINRRLTGRHFHVYIKPDRLVDPEAYNVHGISDEFLADYPTYADIVDEFLDFIRGAELVIHNATFDIGFMDYEFRLLNRDIPKTETFCKITDSLLMARKIFPGKRNSLDALCDRYQIDNSKRTLHGALLDAEILAEVYLAMTGGQTSLAFSMEGETQQKNENTETIQRIVRPQSALKVLYADEAELLAHEQRLDLIAKKGGSCLWRAE; this comes from the coding sequence ATGAGCACTGAAATTACGCGACAAATCGTCCTGGATACAGAAACCACCGGTATGAATATGCTGGGGGTTCACTACGAAGGGCATAAAATTATCGAGATCGGTGCGGTTGAAGTGATTAACCGCCGCCTGACAGGCCGTCATTTTCACGTCTACATCAAACCCGATCGTTTAGTGGATCCCGAAGCGTATAACGTACACGGTATCAGCGATGAGTTTCTTGCTGACTATCCGACGTATGCGGATATCGTGGATGAGTTCCTCGATTTTATCCGTGGCGCGGAACTGGTCATCCATAACGCAACGTTTGATATCGGCTTTATGGATTATGAATTTCGGTTGCTGAATCGGGATATTCCTAAGACGGAGACGTTCTGTAAGATCACCGATAGCCTGTTGATGGCGCGGAAGATCTTTCCCGGCAAGCGCAACAGTTTGGATGCGCTTTGCGACCGCTACCAGATAGATAACAGCAAACGTACGCTGCACGGCGCATTGCTCGATGCCGAGATTCTGGCTGAAGTTTATCTGGCGATGACCGGTGGCCAAACGTCTCTAGCTTTCTCAATGGAAGGCGAAACGCAGCAGAAGAATGAGAATACTGAAACGATCCAGAGAATTGTTCGTCCTCAATCGGCGTTAAAGGTGCTTTATGCAGATGAGGCTGAACTGTTAGCACATGAACAGCGTCTGGATTTAATTGCGAAAAAAGGCGGTAGCTGCTTGTGGCGGGCTGAATAA
- the rnhA gene encoding ribonuclease HI produces the protein MVSVSRTICRVISVLIIFVYVRLAVFTIRESLPEMRKQVEIFTDGSCLGNPGPGGYGALLRYKQHEKPLSAGYRLTTNNRMELMAAIAALETLTTECDVVLCTDSQYVRQGITSWIHNWKKRGWKTADKKPVKNVDLWQRLDTAIQRHSVRWEWVKGHAGHPENERCDELARAAASAPTLDDTGYQAE, from the coding sequence GTGGTTTCTGTATCCAGGACGATTTGTCGCGTAATTTCAGTGCTCATCATTTTCGTTTATGTCAGACTTGCCGTTTTTACCATAAGGGAGAGTCTACCAGAGATGCGCAAACAGGTAGAAATTTTCACCGACGGATCGTGCCTCGGTAATCCCGGCCCCGGCGGTTATGGCGCCCTGCTGCGCTACAAGCAGCACGAAAAACCGTTAAGTGCAGGCTATCGTCTTACGACGAATAACAGAATGGAGTTGATGGCTGCTATTGCAGCGCTTGAAACGCTGACGACCGAGTGTGATGTCGTGCTCTGCACTGACAGCCAATATGTTCGTCAAGGGATAACCAGTTGGATTCATAACTGGAAAAAGCGGGGCTGGAAAACCGCCGACAAAAAACCGGTTAAAAATGTCGATCTTTGGCAAAGGCTGGATACCGCGATTCAACGCCATTCTGTGCGCTGGGAGTGGGTAAAAGGACATGCCGGACACCCTGAAAATGAGCGCTGTGATGAACTCGCTCGCGCAGCCGCGAGTGCGCCAACGCTTGATGACACCGGCTACCAGGCGGAGTAA
- a CDS encoding class I SAM-dependent methyltransferase — MKSAQIPQTIVAPDSWDDITCGQFYRESLELALLPWWPKLFGFHLIKVGALSAEIHITECAIAHQVNVAPHGDNLQVVADAHQLPFSEKSIDACLLAQTLSYSSDPHRVLREVDRVLVDDGWLILSTFNPISLVGLGKLIPRLNKKHPYCSRMFTQMRITDWLGLLNYEVIHQTHFHVTPWRRNKGKLNEHIPMLGCMTLIIARKRTIPLTFTPMRTRLRKASVRRTVGATKIYRR; from the coding sequence ATGAAATCGGCACAAATCCCTCAGACCATTGTTGCACCTGATTCATGGGATGATATCACCTGTGGGCAGTTTTATCGCGAGTCGCTGGAGTTGGCTTTATTGCCATGGTGGCCAAAACTCTTTGGCTTCCATCTTATCAAGGTCGGAGCGCTGAGTGCGGAAATCCACATCACGGAGTGCGCGATTGCGCATCAGGTTAACGTGGCTCCACACGGTGATAATCTTCAGGTCGTGGCTGATGCTCATCAATTACCGTTCTCTGAAAAGTCGATTGATGCCTGTCTGCTCGCTCAAACGTTATCTTATTCCTCGGATCCACATCGTGTTTTGCGTGAAGTTGACCGTGTTTTGGTCGACGATGGGTGGTTAATTTTGAGCACGTTTAATCCGATCAGTCTGGTTGGCCTAGGTAAGTTGATCCCCAGACTCAATAAAAAGCATCCCTATTGCAGCCGCATGTTTACTCAAATGCGTATCACGGACTGGTTGGGACTTTTGAACTATGAGGTTATCCATCAGACCCATTTTCACGTTACGCCATGGAGAAGAAATAAAGGGAAGTTGAATGAACATATCCCGATGTTAGGATGCATGACGCTGATTATTGCCCGAAAGCGCACGATTCCGCTGACGTTTACGCCAATGAGGACACGGTTGCGTAAAGCATCGGTGCGCCGCACGGTGGGCGCAACAAAGATATATCGGCGATGA
- the gloB gene encoding hydroxyacylglutathione hydrolase: MNLISIPALQDNYIWLLSNKENRCVIVDPGEAPSVLKVLDQHALFPEAILLTHHHNDHVGGVSELLKHYPNLPVFGPKETAKCGATSLVEEGNTVSLLNSEFSVIEVPGHTSDHIAYYNAPFLFCGDTLFSAGCGRIFEGTPKQMYESIQKIADFPDDTVVCCAHEYTLSNLRFSNTIWPEDQDIEAYLHEISQIREKSQSSLPTTLGLERRINLFLRCHEFDLKRKLSKEPENIENWQAFEMLRSKKDYF; encoded by the coding sequence ATGAATCTTATCAGTATCCCTGCACTTCAGGACAACTACATTTGGCTATTGAGCAATAAAGAAAACCGCTGTGTGATCGTCGATCCTGGTGAAGCGCCCTCGGTGCTTAAAGTGCTCGATCAGCATGCACTTTTTCCTGAAGCCATCTTACTCACTCACCACCATAACGACCATGTGGGGGGCGTCAGTGAACTCCTCAAGCACTACCCTAATCTGCCTGTTTTTGGCCCAAAAGAAACCGCTAAATGTGGCGCAACCAGCCTGGTTGAGGAAGGAAATACCGTCTCTTTGTTAAATTCGGAATTTTCTGTAATTGAGGTTCCAGGGCACACATCTGATCATATTGCCTACTATAATGCGCCATTTTTGTTCTGTGGCGATACCCTGTTTTCAGCGGGATGCGGTCGTATTTTTGAAGGCACACCAAAACAAATGTATGAATCGATTCAGAAAATAGCAGATTTTCCTGATGATACGGTAGTGTGCTGTGCGCATGAATACACGCTATCAAACTTAAGATTTTCTAATACTATATGGCCTGAAGATCAAGATATCGAAGCTTATCTCCATGAAATCAGTCAGATACGAGAAAAATCGCAGTCTAGTTTACCAACAACATTAGGACTGGAGAGAAGAATCAACCTATTTCTTCGCTGCCATGAATTTGATTTAAAAAGAAAATTATCAAAAGAACCTGAAAATATAGAGAATTGGCAAGCTTTTGAGATGCTACGCAGCAAGAAAGACTACTTCTGA
- the mltD gene encoding murein transglycosylase D, producing MKAKAIIIASVLLAGCQVSPHDTSQPKQHAQSLSSASQSEAGKYTDGREASARWLDDDSLAQRDLWNFIGDELKMEVPDNARIREQKTRYLKNKSYLHDVTLRAEPYMYWIVEQIKQRKMPMELVLLPIVESAFDPSATSSANAAGLWQIVPGTGRNYGLKQNQWYDGRRDVIASTTAALDMMQRLNTMFDGDWLLTVAAYNSGEGRVMQAMKANKAKGKSTNFWALALPRETSIYVPKMLALSDILKNSKKYGVSLPQPNESRALAKVELGQQIELTQAAEMAGLSLNKLKSYNSGYKRNVTAPNGPHYIMVPKAHVEQLKDSLADGDIAAIQPTRLAQAQTTPAPQQYKVRSGDTLSAIAARLNVSTKDLQSWNNLRSAGALKVGQTLQVAKASGNSSSITYQVRKGDSLASIAKRHGVNIADVMRWNTVINKNANIQPGDRLTLYVSSNIKPDS from the coding sequence ATGAAGGCTAAAGCGATAATCATCGCCTCAGTCTTGCTGGCGGGTTGCCAGGTTTCACCACATGACACCTCGCAACCCAAGCAGCATGCACAGAGTTTGTCTTCGGCAAGTCAAAGTGAAGCAGGAAAGTACACAGATGGTCGAGAGGCCTCAGCGCGATGGTTAGATGACGATAGCCTTGCGCAACGAGATCTGTGGAACTTCATTGGCGACGAGCTGAAGATGGAGGTTCCGGATAACGCCCGGATCCGCGAGCAAAAAACGCGTTATTTGAAAAATAAGAGCTATCTCCACGATGTAACATTACGGGCAGAGCCGTACATGTACTGGATAGTCGAGCAGATTAAGCAACGTAAAATGCCGATGGAACTGGTACTGCTACCCATAGTGGAGAGCGCTTTTGATCCAAGTGCCACATCATCCGCCAATGCCGCTGGGCTATGGCAGATTGTCCCTGGTACAGGACGTAATTATGGTTTGAAACAGAACCAATGGTACGACGGACGTCGCGACGTGATTGCGTCTACGACGGCTGCGCTGGATATGATGCAGCGGCTCAACACCATGTTTGATGGCGATTGGTTATTAACCGTTGCCGCTTATAACAGTGGTGAAGGACGCGTCATGCAGGCAATGAAAGCGAATAAAGCGAAAGGGAAATCAACCAACTTCTGGGCATTGGCGTTACCACGTGAAACGTCAATTTATGTTCCTAAGATGCTGGCCTTGAGCGATATTCTGAAGAACAGTAAGAAGTACGGCGTAAGTCTGCCGCAACCCAATGAAAGCCGAGCATTAGCGAAGGTTGAACTGGGACAACAGATAGAATTGACACAAGCCGCTGAGATGGCGGGTCTGTCGTTGAATAAGCTGAAGAGCTATAACTCGGGCTATAAGCGTAATGTCACCGCACCCAATGGGCCACATTACATTATGGTTCCTAAAGCTCACGTTGAGCAGTTGAAAGATTCACTGGCTGATGGTGACATCGCAGCGATTCAACCAACACGCTTGGCACAAGCACAGACAACGCCAGCACCACAGCAGTATAAGGTACGCTCGGGTGATACCTTATCGGCAATTGCGGCACGGCTTAATGTCAGCACGAAAGATTTGCAGAGTTGGAACAATCTGCGTAGCGCTGGTGCGCTCAAGGTTGGTCAGACGCTGCAGGTTGCCAAAGCTTCAGGCAATAGCAGTTCTATCACCTATCAAGTTCGGAAGGGTGATTCGCTGGCAAGCATTGCTAAACGCCATGGCGTAAATATCGCTGATGTGATGCGCTGGAATACGGTTATCAACAAGAATGCCAACATCCAGCCAGGCGATCGTCTGACGCTTTATGTTAGCAGCAATATAAAGCCTGATTCTTAA
- a CDS encoding endonuclease/exonuclease/phosphatase family protein has product MRKKTYAMRYVAGQPVERIFPPGEMHYPGQALPTGSLLLEGDILRVMVWNIFKQQRMNWLSVLQNFGKDTQLVLLQEAQSTPDLIRFATSNYLSADQVPAIILPQHPSGVMTLSAAQPVYCCPLREREPLLRLAKSSLVTVYALQNGQRLMVINIHAVNFSFGVEVYTKQLAAIGEQLAHHQGPAIMAGDFNAWSQQRINALNRFAARMELLEVHFVDDQRRKAFGRPLDFVFYRELAVNQSSVLVTQASDHNPLLVEFSLV; this is encoded by the coding sequence GTGCGGAAAAAAACCTATGCAATGAGGTATGTTGCCGGCCAACCGGTTGAACGTATCTTTCCTCCCGGGGAAATGCATTATCCGGGGCAAGCTCTACCGACAGGCTCATTGTTGCTGGAGGGCGATATTTTACGCGTAATGGTGTGGAATATTTTCAAGCAACAACGAATGAATTGGCTTTCCGTCCTACAGAATTTCGGTAAGGATACTCAGCTAGTTCTGTTGCAGGAGGCGCAAAGTACGCCAGATCTCATCCGTTTTGCAACCAGTAACTACCTTTCCGCCGATCAGGTGCCCGCTATTATTCTCCCGCAACATCCTTCTGGTGTGATGACGCTATCAGCGGCTCAGCCGGTATATTGCTGTCCTTTACGTGAAAGGGAGCCCTTATTGCGTTTGGCCAAGTCCTCTCTGGTGACGGTCTATGCGCTTCAGAATGGGCAGAGACTGATGGTTATCAATATCCATGCGGTTAACTTTAGTTTTGGTGTTGAGGTGTATACCAAGCAGTTGGCTGCAATTGGGGAACAACTTGCCCATCATCAGGGGCCGGCTATTATGGCTGGGGATTTTAATGCGTGGAGTCAGCAGCGTATTAACGCACTTAATCGGTTTGCGGCAAGGATGGAATTACTGGAAGTACATTTCGTTGATGACCAACGGCGCAAGGCGTTTGGTCGACCGCTAGATTTCGTCTTTTACCGTGAACTGGCCGTAAACCAGTCTTCCGTCTTGGTGACTCAGGCTTCAGATCACAACCCACTGCTCGTCGAGTTTAGCCTGGTTTAA